The genomic DNA ATGAACCCCTCGCCGCCGAACAGGCCGGTGAGGATCCGCTTCTGGAAGAAGATCCCGATCGAGACCCCCTTCGCCGCGCAGAGGAAGGCGTCCTTCTGGCAGATCAGCCGCCCGCCGACCTGCGGCAGCGGCACGGGGATGATGTTGCCCGGATACGGGGCGGCGAACGCGGCGTGCGCCTTGCCGCCGCCGTTGTGGGTGAAGACCGTCATGAAGAGGCTTTCGCCGGTCAGCAGCCGCTTGCCGGCGCCGAGCAGCTTGTCCATGAACGAGCCGTTCTGGCGCGAGCCGTCGCCGAAGATCGTCGTCATCCCGACCGACTCGTCCTTGTACATCATCGCGCCGGCCTCGGCGACGACGCTCTCGCCGGGGTCGAGCTCGACTTCGACGAACTGCATCTCGGCGCCGACGATCTTGTAGTCGATCTCGTCGGCGACGAGGCCGCGCGGCGGCGGCGGCGCGGAGGCCGACGCGGACGCGCCGCCCAACTCGGCCGCGGCGCCGGCGCGGATCCAATCGCCGAACCCTTCGCGCCAGACGAACTCGTCGGGATTGCGCGCGGCGCGGCGTCGCGCCTCGTCGTCGCCGAAGGGACCGCACTGCTGGCCGTTGGAGCTGAAGTACCACTGCGCCATGAGGGCCTCCGTCCTATCGATCGGCGCCCGCGTCGAGCGCGGCGTCGATGCGCTGCGTCGCCTCCGGCGCGAGGCCGAGGCGGACGGCGAGCGCGGCGAGATGCCGCCGCTCGGCGTCGTTGTCCAACTTCACCGCGAGGCGCGAGGCGGCGTAGAGCTCCTCGGCGCACTCCGGCGAGTCCACGTCCGCGGCGAGCTGCTCGATCGTCGCCGGCGAGAAGAACTCCCGCGCCGCGAACGCGCGCTCGGCGTCGCTCAGCGCGGCGTCGCGAAGCC from bacterium includes the following:
- a CDS encoding TIGR00266 family protein, translated to MAQWYFSSNGQQCGPFGDDEARRRAARNPDEFVWREGFGDWIRAGAAAELGGASASASAPPPPRGLVADEIDYKIVGAEMQFVEVELDPGESVVAEAGAMMYKDESVGMTTIFGDGSRQNGSFMDKLLGAGKRLLTGESLFMTVFTHNGGGKAHAAFAAPYPGNIIPVPLPQVGGRLICQKDAFLCAAKGVSIGIFFQKRILTGLFGGEGFIMEKLEGDGLVFMHAGGTIVERTLAPGEVLHVDTGCVVGFEDTIDFDIQQVGGIKSILFGGEGVFFATLRGPGRLWLQSLPFSRLAGRMLACAPQAGGRRRDEGSVLGGLGDLLGGDRNF